The nucleotide sequence GACGAGCCGTTCGGCGCGTTGGACGCGCTGACCCGGCTGCGCATGCAGGGCCTGCTGCGCCGGCTGCGCGCCGAGCACGGCTTCGCCGCGCTGCTGGTCACCCACGACGTGGAGGAGGCGCTGCTGCTCGCCGACCGCGTCCTGCTCCTCGACGGGGGCGTCATCGCCGAGGAGGTGCCCGTCGGCCTCGGCCCCGCGCCCCGGCCCGACGACCCGGCCCTCGGCGCGCTGCGGCGGCGGCTCCTCGACCGCCTCGGGGTGCCCACGGGCTGACCCCGACCTGCGAGGGATCGACAAAAAGTCCCACTGATTGAATAGGAATGGCAGCGTCGCCGAGCCTCCGGAGGTCACCCCGTGTCCCACGCCGAAGCCGACCACGACATCCGCCGGAGCCGGCAGTGGCTCGCCGGGGAGGCCCGCGGCACGGGCGTCGACCGCGACCAGCTCCTGGAGCTGGGGGCGGCCATGGCCGCCCTGACCGCCGCGGCGGCCGAGCGCGAGCCGGTCGCCATGGCGTCGGCGCCGGTCGGCGTCGACCCGGGTACGCCGATCGCCAAGCCGCTGCCGCCGGAGCTGCTGCGGCCGCTCGACACCAACGCCGAGATGCGGTGGGCGGCGCTGGCCGGGCAGGGGTACGTGGTGCCCAACGATCGGTTCTTCGTCCGCAACCACACCGTGACGCCCCGGCTGGACGCCGGCACCTGGCGGCTGCGCCTGTTCGGCACGGGACTGCGGGACGCACCGACCCGGGACGCGCCGGTCGAGTTCAGTCTCGACGAGCTGCGCGGGCTGCCCGCCGAGGAGAGCGACGCGCTGCTCGAATGCGCCGGCAACGGGCGACGCTTCTTCGCCGAGCAGCAGGGCGAGCCGGCGCCGGGAGTGGCCTGGGGGCTGGGCGGGGTCGGCGTGGCCCGCTGGCGGGGCGTCCGGCTCGGCACCGTGCTGCGCCTCGCCGGGCTGCGGGACGACGCGGTCGACGTGATGCCCGAGGGGCTGGACCCGGACTACGTGACCGGCGGGATCAACCTGGGCCGGGTACGTCGCCCGCTGCCGATCGCCAAGGCCCTCGACGACGTGCTGCTGGCGTACGAGATGAACGGCGAGCCGCTCCCCGCCGACCACGGCTTCCCGGTCCGCGTCGTGGTGCCCGGCTGGATCGGCATCTCCTCGATCAAGTGGGTGGGCCCGGTCGAGGTCTCCACCACTCCCCTGTTCTCCCCGTGGAACACCCGGTTCTACCGCATGTTCGGCCCCGGGCACCCGGGCGAGGGCACGGTGCTGGAGGCGCAGCCGGTGAAGAGCGCGTTCGAGCTGGCGTGGGACGCCCGCGTGCCGGCCGGCGCCGAGGTGCTGCTGCACGGCCGGTCCTGGTCCGGCAACGGCCCGATCGATCGGGTCGAGGTGGACACCGGCGACGGCTGGCGGCCGGCCGACCTGGTGGCGGCCGACCGGGGCGGCGCCTGGCAGCGCTGGACGGCGCGCTGGCAGCCTCCGGCCCCCGGCCGGTTCACACTCCGCGCCCGCGCCACCGACACGACGGGCGCGACCCAGCCGGACCGCGCCGCCCCCAACACCCTCGCCTACCTCTTCGACGGCGTGGTCCACCACCCGGTCACGGCCCTCTGACACCCGCCGGCGGGTTGCTCACGAAGTGACGACCACCATGATCAACCGGTCGGGACCGTGAGGTAGGTGGGTGGGACGGTGTCGGTCAGCCAGACGCCGTTGGCGCTGCGGTAGAAGGCGTAGCCGTCGGCGGACATGGCGCCGGCGTCGATCGTCAGGATGACGACCGCGCCGCCGCGCCGGGTGCCGACCCGGTGGGCGGTCTCCACATCCGGGGAGAGGTGCACGTGGTGCCGGCGGCCCCGGTGCAGGCCCTCGGCCCGGATCGCGGGCAGGGCGTTCTCGCTGGTGCCGTGGAAGAGCCGGTCCGGCGGGGCCGCCGGGGCGAGGCCGAGGTCGACCGGGACGGAGTGGCCCTGGCTGGCCCGGATCCGGTCGACCCCGTCGGGCCCGCGTTCGACGGCGAAGCGCTGCTTGTCGTTGCCGGCCACCACGGCCTCCAGGTCGGCGCGGGTGATCCGAAGCGCGGCGAGCAGATCGGCGACCGGCACCCAGCCGGCCCGGTCGAGCGTCAGGTGGAACCGGTCGGGGCGGTGGCGCAGCGCCAGCGACATCCGTTTGCTCACCCGGACCAGGTCGCGATGATCCACCTCGACAGTCTGACCCACCGGACGGGTGGCGGCGAGGGATATCAGCGGGTGGCGCCCGAGCCGCCGCTCACCATGAGCCCCGCGGCGTCCACCACCTCGAAGTCGCTGCCGCGCAGTCCGCCGAGGGCGTGCAGGGCGTCGTTGTCCCAGCGCGGGTCGGGCGCGCCGGAGACGAACCAGGCCGAGCCGTGGTCGGCCACGATCAGCCCGTGACGCTGCATGGCCTCGGCGACGATCCGGGCCTGCCGGGGCAGCCGGGACACGTCCACCGAGCGCTTGAGCCGCAGCCGCTGGCCGAGCTGCGGCAGCGCCGGGTCGGTGGCCGACGAGGCGGAGTGGGTGGCCGGCCAGGTCCAGCCCGTGCGGGTGCGTGGCACGGTCACCCGCAGCGCGTGGTCGATGCGGCCGGCGGCCACCTCGTCGTAGCGGACCAGGCCGGCCAGGATGGACAGTCCGGCCGCGTCCGCGGAGGTCCAGCCCGCCCGGCGCAACCGGTTGGACCGCAGGTCGAAGACGGCCCCCGAGCCGGCCCGCCAGCCGGTGCCGGACCGGTGCGCGTCGAACAGCTCGTACGCCCGGCAGGCCGCGCGGTCCCAGACGATCACGTGCCGGTCGCCGGTGCCGTCCGGCCCGCCCTCGACCGCCGCGTCCGGCGGGACCGGGTAGGGCCCCGGGTCGCTCTCGCCGGCGTACCCGAAAATGACCGGGACCCGCCGCTGCCCGGCGGGGACGACGGTGACCGGAATGCCGATCGGCGCGCCCTCCCACCGGCCGGAACCGAAGTCGGCGTGCACCGTCGC is from Micromonospora terminaliae and encodes:
- a CDS encoding sulfite oxidase, yielding MSHAEADHDIRRSRQWLAGEARGTGVDRDQLLELGAAMAALTAAAAEREPVAMASAPVGVDPGTPIAKPLPPELLRPLDTNAEMRWAALAGQGYVVPNDRFFVRNHTVTPRLDAGTWRLRLFGTGLRDAPTRDAPVEFSLDELRGLPAEESDALLECAGNGRRFFAEQQGEPAPGVAWGLGGVGVARWRGVRLGTVLRLAGLRDDAVDVMPEGLDPDYVTGGINLGRVRRPLPIAKALDDVLLAYEMNGEPLPADHGFPVRVVVPGWIGISSIKWVGPVEVSTTPLFSPWNTRFYRMFGPGHPGEGTVLEAQPVKSAFELAWDARVPAGAEVLLHGRSWSGNGPIDRVEVDTGDGWRPADLVAADRGGAWQRWTARWQPPAPGRFTLRARATDTTGATQPDRAAPNTLAYLFDGVVHHPVTAL
- a CDS encoding RNA 2'-phosphotransferase; this translates as MDHRDLVRVSKRMSLALRHRPDRFHLTLDRAGWVPVADLLAALRITRADLEAVVAGNDKQRFAVERGPDGVDRIRASQGHSVPVDLGLAPAAPPDRLFHGTSENALPAIRAEGLHRGRRHHVHLSPDVETAHRVGTRRGGAVVILTIDAGAMSADGYAFYRSANGVWLTDTVPPTYLTVPTG